In Pararhizobium sp. A13, the genomic stretch TTGTTCCGAAGCGCCATATCGGTCGAATGATCTCAGCAACCGTCGTCGTGGCACTGGTGGCGCTGTTGGTTCGCGCCTTCATCAACGGTCAGATCGAGTGGAACGTGGTTGGCGAATTTCTTTTTTCTCCGGCCATCATGTGGGGGTTGGTCAACACGCTTGTCATGACGATCTGCGCCATGTCGCTCGGCATTGCGCTTGGCGTGCTGATTGCAATCATGCGCATCTCGGGTAACCCGGTTCTGTCGACCATCGCAACAGTCTATGTCTGGATCTTCCGCGGCGCACCGGCGCTCCTTCAGCTCCTGCTCTGGTTCAACCTGGCGCTGATCTTTCCCACGATGGGCATTCCGGGTCTGTTTGAATTCCGAACCGTCGACATCATGACGCCGTTCGTCGCCGCCATGCTCGGCCTTGGCATCCAGCAGGGAGCATATACGTCGGAAGTCGTGCGCGGTGGTCTGCTGTCGGTCGACATTGGCCAGTACGAGGCCGCCCGTACGATCGGCATGACGCAGATGAAGATGCTGCGCCGCATTGTTTTGCCACAGGCCATGCGCGTCATGGTGCCGCCGATCGGCAACGAGGTGATCAGCATGGTCAAGCTCACCTCGCTTGCCAGCGTCATCCAGTATTCGGAAATCCTGCACAACGCCCAGATCATCTATTTCGCCAATACACGCGTGCTCGAACTGCTGCTGGTGGCAAGCTTCTGGTACCTCCTCGTCGTCTCCGTCCTGTCCGTCGGCCAATATTATATCGAGAGATACTTCGGCCGCGGCGTCCGATCCATCAAGTCGACAATGTGAGGAGACGGACATGAGCGAAGAAACTCTTGTCAAAGCGATCGACGTCACCAAGAACTTCGGAGATTTCAGGGCCCTCCATTCTGTCAGTCTCGATGTCAGGAAGGGCGAGGTTGCCTGCATCATCGGCCCGTCAGGGTCCGGAAAGAGCACGTTCCTGCGTTGCATAAACCTGCTCGAACGCATCGATGGTGGCGGCATCTGGGTCAATGGCGAGTTGATCGGCTACCGGCGTGACGGCGACAAGCTCTACGAGATCAGCGATGCGGAAATTGCCCGTCAGCGCCGCCGCATCGGCATGGTCTTCCAACGCTTCAACCTCTTCCCGCACAAGACGGCGCTGGAGAACATTATGGAAGGCCCGGTGCAGGTTCTCAATGAGCCCGTGAAAGAGGCTCGCGAACACGCCCGTGAACTGCTTGCCCGGGTCGGCCTCGCCGACAAGGCCAATCACTATCCGTCCGAGCTTTCGGGTGGCCAGCAGCAGCGCGTCGCTATTGCCCGCGCCATGGGTATGCGGCCAGACCTGATCCTATTCGATGAGCCGACCTCGGCCCTCGATCCGGAGCTCGTGTCCGAAGTGCTCGACGTCATGAAGGATCTGGCCGCGTCGGGCATGACCATGATCGTCGTCACCCACGAAATGGGCTTTGCTCGCAATGTCGCCAATCGAGTGGCCTTCATGGAGGCCGGCCGGCTGGAGGAATACGGCCCCGCCGAAAGGGTTCTGACCAATCCGGACAATGCCCGGACAGCCCAGTTCATCAAAGCAGTCCAGAAATAAGAAAACATATCAATCATCAAGCAGAGGGTAACATCATGATGAAGAAAACCGCATTTGTCGCACTGTGCTGCGCCTTCGCCGCAAACGCTCACGCCGAAGGCCTGCCGGAGAAGTACGAAACGGCCGGGAAGGTGGTCGTCGCCAACCAGCCGAACTATCCGCCGATGGAATACAAGGACCCGGCGACCAACACGCTGATGGGGGTCGACATCGACTTGGCGCTGGCACTTGCCAAGCAGCTCGGCACGACAGTCGAGTGGGCCGATATCGGCTTCGAGCAGATGGTCTCGTCGCTGACGACCGGTCGCGCCGACCTGATCCACAGCGGCATGAGCGACCTGCCGAAGCGCCGCGACAGTCTCGATTTCGTCGATTACATGAAATCCGGGGCGCAATTCTACACGTCTGCCGCCCGCAAGGACGAGTTCAAGACGATTACCGACTTCTGCGGCAAGACTGTCGGCATGAGCCGACGCACCTCCTTCCCGGATGAAGCTGCCAAGTGGAGCGCTGCCAACTGTGAAGCCGCCGGCAAGCCGGCGCTTGTCGTCGTCGGCACCGAAGGTTCCGCCGACGCACGCGCCCAACTCAAGCAGGGTCGTCTCGACGGCGCCGTCCAGGGCTCGGAAACCCTTCCTTACCTGCTGACATTGGAGCCTGACACCTACGCCATCGTCGGCGAGCCTTTTACGGCTGTCTATCAAGGTATCGGTTTCGCCAAGGGCTCGACCGAGCTACGTGACGCTTACGCCGGTGCGCTGAAGGCTCTGATGGCATCCGGTGAATACAAGGCTATCTTTGCCAAATATGGACTTGAGGCCGCGATTCTCGATGGGATCTACGTCAACGGCGAGGTCGCGAAGTAATCCGTGTCCTGCAGCCCCGCGCGGCCTGGGCCGCGCGGGATAGGCGCGCGCAACGCGTGCCCCCTCGTTGAATGTGGAGCATCTTATACGCCTCCTTTCGCAGACGTGATGCTCCGATCTCCCGCAGAAAGTCATGTGCATGTCCGGCTCCTCCAGCGAAATTCCCCTCTACCGCCTTTCCTCCTTCATCGCTTCCCTCGACTTCGACGAACTCCCCGCCACCGTCGTAGAAAAAGCGAAGATCCACATCGCCGACACGCTGGGCGCGGCACTCGCCGGCGCCCGTTCTACCGAGTTTCGGATGGTGAGCTCCTTGACGAACGGGGATGGCGTAGCTCGCATCTGGGGGACCAGGGAAACAGCCTCTGCCCGAGAGGCGGCGCTGATCAATGGTGTGGCGGCGCATGCTTTCGAACTGGACGACGCAGGCGGTTGCGACCATTCCGGCGCGGTCGTCCTGCCCGCGCTTTTTTCGGCACTTTTCCAGACCGGGCAGCCTGTGAGTGGTAGGGAACTCATCGCAGCGACTGTTGCCGGATATGAGGTGGGGCGACGTATCCTGGAAGCGGCGGGAGGCTATGATGCTCACAACGGTGTTGGCTGGCATTCGACCGGGACCTGCGGAACGCTTGCGGCCGCTGCTGCCGTAGCACGCTTGTGGCGGCTGCCTGCAGCGGGATGCCGTGATGCGATTTCATTGTCCACCAGCTTTTCCTCCGGCCTCTGGGCGTTCATCCACGACGGCTCGCAGGCGAAGAAAATACATGCGGGCCGCGCGGCCGAAGGCGGTCTGCTCGCCGCAGAGCTTGCGGCGAGAGGCTTCGCCGGCCCGTCGAAGGTTTTCGATGACGTCTGGGGCAGCTTTTTCCGCACCTTCAACCAAGCGCAAGGCGACGCCGGCAAGCTTTGCGAAGATCTGGGCGACGTTTGGAAAATCAACCGCGCTGTGCTCAAGCCCTATGCATCCTGCCGCGGCGCACACTCGGCAGTCGATGTGCTGGAGGATATTCTGGCCGAGACGAAACGCCCGGCTGAAGCGATCGCTTCCATTCACCTCGATCTTAGCCAGATGTTGATCGGCATGTGCGGCGCGAAGGAAACGCGGCGGCTCTCAGCGACGCAGATGAGCTTGCCCTACGCACTTGCCGCGCGCGCGGTCTTCGGCTCGGCTGGTCTCGAAAGCTATTCGGCCATCCATCGCGCCGATCCGCGGATCACTGACCTGTTTTCGCGGATGACACTTACAGTCGACGAAAGTATGCGTCCGCTTGACGAGCCACTCGTGACGCTGACCTTTGCCGATGGCACGGTGATTTCGCGAATGGTGCCGCGGGCAACGGGCTCGGCGGAGCGGCCGATGGCCGCTGACGCTATCATCGACAAGTTTCGGGGGCTTGCAGGCATGGCGATGCCGCAAGCCCAGTTGCTCGAGCTCGAGGAGATGCTCACGCATCTCGAAGAACTTGAGGATTGCAATTCGCTGGAACTCCTGCTGTCCGGCAATGCCGATGAGCAGCCGATCTTTGCTTGAGGGAAGACTCATGGCCTTCGACCTTTCTCCCCGTCCACTCAATGCCGCGCCTGAAGCGCCACCCATGGCATGGCCGAACGGCGCGAAGAGCGCCTTATTCATCGGTTTCGACGTCGATGCAGAAACCGCCTGGATCGGCAACAATCCGTCCAACGTCGACAGGCTGGTGACGGTGTCGCACGGCGGCTACGACGCCCGCGCTGGTATCGGCAAAATACTGGAACTGCTCGATGAACTGGCGCTGAAAGCAACCTTTTTCATTCCTGGCTGGACGGCGCTCGCCCATACGGCCGCCTGCGAACCGATCGTTGCGGCAGGGCATGAGATCGGTCACCACGGCTATCTCCACAAGATGCCGGAACGCTCCAAGCTCGATGAAGCGATCGAGGAGATCGACCTCGGTTTCGAGGCCTTGCAAAAGGCGCTTGGCGTGCGGCCGATCGGCTACCGCGCACCATCGGGCGAAAACTTTCCCGAGCTTCTCGCCTACCTGAAAGACAAGGGTATCGCCTATTCGAGTTCGTTCCGCGATGACATCCGGCCTTACCGCCATCTGCTGGCGGATGGCCGTAGCGGGCCTGTGGAAATCCCCGTCAATTTCGCTTTCGATGACTGGAATTTCGGAATGTCCAACCGCACCAGCCCGCGCCCGCTGTTCGGCAAGGAAACCGTTTTGCCGCTCTGGATCGACGAGTTCGAGGCAACGCATGACTGGGGTGGAGTGACAACCCTGGTGCTCCATCCGCAGGTCTCGGGCCGCCCGATGCGCTGGCACATTCTGCGGGATTTCCTGTGTCACGTACAGGCCAAAGACGACGTCTGGATCGCGACGGGTGAGGAGATTAGTTGCCATTTCGAGAACTCCGAGCGGGCGGATCCGGATTTACCAAACCTCCGAAAAGGGCGTTGAAGTCAGTTGGAAGAGAGGGCTCCGAGCATGTAGGGGCGTCGAAGGCTGAACATCATTCTGTTAGGCTATTGAGTCAGGCTACCCGAAAGGCAGGCGCGCGCAAGGTCTGCGGCGGCTTGATCGAGAATGGAAGGATCTCGAGGGCGGCGTCATGGGAGAAGTGCGTCTCATCAAGAGGCAGTTCGGGGTCTACGCTGTCTGAAGTAGCAACCACGTTCCCGTTCCACACCCGCTCTTTGCAACAGGGCCCTATCACGTACCAGCTAACCACCCCAGACGACCGACTGCTCGTGGCGCTTGATCAGGTGCTTCAGATTGTCGAAGCCGGTGCGGACGTGTCGGGCGAAGTGGTCGACGGCGGGGGAGCGGGGGGCGTCGGAGCGTTTCAACAGGCCGAGCGCGCGTTCGGGATGCGGGATGGAGACGGGGAGTGCCGTGATCGACTTTTCGTTGCGCAGGGCAAAGACGACGCTGTGCGGCATTATGGTCAGCGCATCGGCCGCCTTCATGTAGTTGATCACGCTCATCAGCGAGCCGCCGGAGTAGCGGATCTTGATTTCGGTGGCGCCGAAGGAAATGAGCATGCTGCGCAGGTCAGCCAGCAGCGGGCTGCCCGGCGGCGGTGCGACCCAGGGAAAATCGAGCAGATGCGCCGGCTGCGGCCGCCTTTTCAGAAGCAGCGGATGCGTGACGCGGCAGGCGACGACGTTGCGGCCGGGCAGGATCTGCTGGAATTCGAGGCCGGAGCCCTCGTCGAGAATATCGATCGGGCAGATGGCGAGATCGATCTGGTCGGCATTGAGCGCGGCGCGTAGGTCCGGGAAGTAACCATAGGTCTGGTCGATGCGCACATCGGGATGCAGGTTCTGGAACTCGGCGATCATCCCGGCGATCAATGCGTCCATGAAGAAGGGCGTGCCGCCGACGCGCACCACGCCGCTTTTGCCGACGCGAAAACTCTCGACGACATCGGACGCCTTGCGCGATGCCGACAGCATGGTCTGGCCGTGATCGGCCAGTGCCCGGCCAAGCGGCGTCGGCTGCAGCGGCCGGCGTCCCTTGATGAAGAGCGGCTCGCCGATGCGGGCTTCGAGCATGGAGAGCGTGCGCGAGACTGCCGGTTGCGACAGGCCAAGCAGCGCTGCACCCTCGGTGACGCCGCCGGTCTTCACGACCGCGGCAAGCTGGACTAGATGGCGTTCATCTATCTTCATAACGATATGATATATTAAACCGGAATAAAATCATCATCGGCGTCGTGATCCTGGGCTAATTTAGTTTCAACCAGCCAATGCCCTGGAGGAGACGCATAATGCCGGGTCCGATGACGCTGAATTTCAGCGAGGCCACCTCGTCTGACGTATTCGCGCAACGACTTCCGCAATCGAAAGACGACGCCCTGCCACACATCCTGGCGGCTGTGGTCACGCATCTCCATGCGGTCATCCGCGAGCTGCGGCCAACGCAGGCCGATTGGCGCAAGGTGATTGAATTCCTCACCGATGTCGGCCATGCCAGTGAGGAGCGGCGTCAGGAATGGGTGCTGCTCTCCGACCTGCTCGGCGCCTCGGCGCTTGTCGAGGAAATCAATTCGCGTCGCCCGAAAAAGGCGACCCCCAACACGGTGCGCGGCCCGTTCTTCCGCGCCGATGTTCCGCAACTGGCCTCGGGCAGCAACATCTCCCTCGACGGCATCGGCGAAAAGCTGGAGGTCATCGGGTGCGTGCAGGATCTGGATGGTGATCCAGTTGCGGATGCTGAGATCATCACCTGGCAGGCCAATGCTCAAGGGCTTTACGAGAACCAGCAGCCGGACCTTCAGCCCGAATTCAATCTGCGCGGTCTTTTCCGCACCGATGCGGAAGGTCGTTTCCACTATTGCACGATCAAGCCCCGCGGCTACGGCGTGCCGGATGACGGTCCGGTCGGCAAGCTGCTCCGCCAGGCGGGCAATCCGCTGCACCGACCGGCACATCTGCACTTCATGATCAAGGCACCGAGCTTTGAGACGATCACCACGCACATCTATGACGGTAGCGACCCGCATTTGGCCGAGGACGCGATCTTCGGCGTCAAGCCGGAACTGGTGCGCATCTTCGAGCGACAGGGCAAGGGCACACCGTCATGGCGGCTGGACCTGACCTTCGTCATGGTGCGGGCAAGACAGGGAGGCGAGGCATGAACCGCGATTTCATCTATAGCGGCAGCCCCGCGCATATCGTCTTCGGGCAAGGTAAGAGCGCCGCCGCCGGCGAATGGGTCGAGAAGCTCGGCTGCAGCCGTGCCCTGATGCTCGCTACCCCGCAGCAGAAGGCGGATGCCGAGGCGATGGCCGCAAGACTAGGTCCGCTCGCCGTCGGCGTGTTTGCCGGTGCCGTCATGCATACGCCTGTTGATGTTACCGAAGCGGCGATGAAGGTCGTGGCGGAGACCAAGGCCGATTGTGTCGTGTCGCTCGGCGGCGGTTCGACGACCGGGCTCGGCAAGGCGATCGCCTATCGCACCGACCTGCCGCAGATCGTCATTCCGACGACCTATGCCGGGTCTGAAGTGACGCCGATCCTCGGCCAGACGGAGGGAGGGCGCAAGACCACGCTGCGGCATGCTAGCATCCTGCCGGAAGTGGTGATCTACGATCCGGCGCTGACCACGGGCCTGCCCGTCGGCATGAGTGTCACGTCGGGGCTGAATGCCATGGCCCATGCGGTCGAGGCGCTCTATGCGCAGGACCGCAACCCGATCTCGTCGCTGATGGCGGTCGAGGGGCTCAGGGCCTTCAAGGCCAGCCTGCCGGATATCATCAAGACACCGCCGGCGCTCGACCTTCGGGCTGACGCCCTTTACGGCGCCTGGCTGTGCGGCACCGTGCTCGGCACCGTCGGCATGGCGTTGCACCACAAGATTTGCCACACGCTCGGCGGCACCTTTGATACGCCGCATGCCGATACACACGCGATCATGCTGCCGCACACGGCCGCCTATAACGCCGTCGCCGTTCCCGAATTACTGGCGCCTGTCGCCAGGGTATTCGGCGGTTCGGTCGGTGGTGGCCTTTGGGATTTTGCCAAGGAGATCGGTGCGCCGCTCGCGCTCAAGGGGCTGGGGCTCACCGAAGTCGATCTCGATCACACGGCAGAGATCGCCACCGAAAACCCCTACTGGAATCCAAGGTCGATCGACCGGAAATCCATTCGTGCCCTGCTGCAAGATGCCTGGGAGGGCAAGCGGCCAGCATAGGCGAACGACAGACAACACACTCTCTGGGAGGAGAGGAAAATGGGAGGACGAAACATGTTTACCAGACGCGAGTTTCTGAAGACGACGGCCGCTACAGGCGCGCTCGCCGCGACATCCGGCCTTGCGGCGCCGGCGATCGCTCAAGATGCGGCGATCAAGCTCGGTTATGTCAGCCCGCAGACCGGGCCACTCGCCGCGTTCGGCGAGGCGGACAAATTCGTCATCGACAGTTTCCTTTCGACGACAAAATCGATGGGTCTCAACTACGAGGTCGTCGTCAAGGACAGCCAGTCCAACCCGAACCGGGCGGCGGAGGTCGCCAAGGAACTGATCGTCGATGACGAGGTGAACCTCATTCTGGTCGCCTCGACGCCGGAGACGACCAATCCGGTGGCAACCACATGCGAGGCGGAGGAAATGCCGTGCATTTCGACGGTCGCGCCCTGGCAGCCCTGGTTCATCGGCCAGCAGGGCAATCCCGGCGATCCGACGTCATGGAAGCCGTTCAACTATGCCTACCACTTCTTCTGGGGCCTCGAAGACGTCATCGCCGTCTTTACCAATATGTGGTCCCAGATCGAGACCAACAAAAAGGT encodes the following:
- a CDS encoding amino acid ABC transporter permease; amino-acid sequence: MTIAATLENSNYEIAHLKLVPKRHIGRMISATVVVALVALLVRAFINGQIEWNVVGEFLFSPAIMWGLVNTLVMTICAMSLGIALGVLIAIMRISGNPVLSTIATVYVWIFRGAPALLQLLLWFNLALIFPTMGIPGLFEFRTVDIMTPFVAAMLGLGIQQGAYTSEVVRGGLLSVDIGQYEAARTIGMTQMKMLRRIVLPQAMRVMVPPIGNEVISMVKLTSLASVIQYSEILHNAQIIYFANTRVLELLLVASFWYLLVVSVLSVGQYYIERYFGRGVRSIKSTM
- a CDS encoding amino acid ABC transporter ATP-binding protein, with product MSEETLVKAIDVTKNFGDFRALHSVSLDVRKGEVACIIGPSGSGKSTFLRCINLLERIDGGGIWVNGELIGYRRDGDKLYEISDAEIARQRRRIGMVFQRFNLFPHKTALENIMEGPVQVLNEPVKEAREHARELLARVGLADKANHYPSELSGGQQQRVAIARAMGMRPDLILFDEPTSALDPELVSEVLDVMKDLAASGMTMIVVTHEMGFARNVANRVAFMEAGRLEEYGPAERVLTNPDNARTAQFIKAVQK
- a CDS encoding ABC transporter substrate-binding protein, translated to MKKTAFVALCCAFAANAHAEGLPEKYETAGKVVVANQPNYPPMEYKDPATNTLMGVDIDLALALAKQLGTTVEWADIGFEQMVSSLTTGRADLIHSGMSDLPKRRDSLDFVDYMKSGAQFYTSAARKDEFKTITDFCGKTVGMSRRTSFPDEAAKWSAANCEAAGKPALVVVGTEGSADARAQLKQGRLDGAVQGSETLPYLLTLEPDTYAIVGEPFTAVYQGIGFAKGSTELRDAYAGALKALMASGEYKAIFAKYGLEAAILDGIYVNGEVAK
- a CDS encoding MmgE/PrpD family protein; amino-acid sequence: MSGSSSEIPLYRLSSFIASLDFDELPATVVEKAKIHIADTLGAALAGARSTEFRMVSSLTNGDGVARIWGTRETASAREAALINGVAAHAFELDDAGGCDHSGAVVLPALFSALFQTGQPVSGRELIAATVAGYEVGRRILEAAGGYDAHNGVGWHSTGTCGTLAAAAAVARLWRLPAAGCRDAISLSTSFSSGLWAFIHDGSQAKKIHAGRAAEGGLLAAELAARGFAGPSKVFDDVWGSFFRTFNQAQGDAGKLCEDLGDVWKINRAVLKPYASCRGAHSAVDVLEDILAETKRPAEAIASIHLDLSQMLIGMCGAKETRRLSATQMSLPYALAARAVFGSAGLESYSAIHRADPRITDLFSRMTLTVDESMRPLDEPLVTLTFADGTVISRMVPRATGSAERPMAADAIIDKFRGLAGMAMPQAQLLELEEMLTHLEELEDCNSLELLLSGNADEQPIFA
- a CDS encoding polysaccharide deacetylase translates to MAFDLSPRPLNAAPEAPPMAWPNGAKSALFIGFDVDAETAWIGNNPSNVDRLVTVSHGGYDARAGIGKILELLDELALKATFFIPGWTALAHTAACEPIVAAGHEIGHHGYLHKMPERSKLDEAIEEIDLGFEALQKALGVRPIGYRAPSGENFPELLAYLKDKGIAYSSSFRDDIRPYRHLLADGRSGPVEIPVNFAFDDWNFGMSNRTSPRPLFGKETVLPLWIDEFEATHDWGGVTTLVLHPQVSGRPMRWHILRDFLCHVQAKDDVWIATGEEISCHFENSERADPDLPNLRKGR
- a CDS encoding LysR family transcriptional regulator → MKIDERHLVQLAAVVKTGGVTEGAALLGLSQPAVSRTLSMLEARIGEPLFIKGRRPLQPTPLGRALADHGQTMLSASRKASDVVESFRVGKSGVVRVGGTPFFMDALIAGMIAEFQNLHPDVRIDQTYGYFPDLRAALNADQIDLAICPIDILDEGSGLEFQQILPGRNVVACRVTHPLLLKRRPQPAHLLDFPWVAPPPGSPLLADLRSMLISFGATEIKIRYSGGSLMSVINYMKAADALTIMPHSVVFALRNEKSITALPVSIPHPERALGLLKRSDAPRSPAVDHFARHVRTGFDNLKHLIKRHEQSVVWGG
- a CDS encoding dioxygenase, with the translated sequence MMPGPMTLNFSEATSSDVFAQRLPQSKDDALPHILAAVVTHLHAVIRELRPTQADWRKVIEFLTDVGHASEERRQEWVLLSDLLGASALVEEINSRRPKKATPNTVRGPFFRADVPQLASGSNISLDGIGEKLEVIGCVQDLDGDPVADAEIITWQANAQGLYENQQPDLQPEFNLRGLFRTDAEGRFHYCTIKPRGYGVPDDGPVGKLLRQAGNPLHRPAHLHFMIKAPSFETITTHIYDGSDPHLAEDAIFGVKPELVRIFERQGKGTPSWRLDLTFVMVRARQGGEA
- a CDS encoding maleylacetate reductase, with the protein product MNRDFIYSGSPAHIVFGQGKSAAAGEWVEKLGCSRALMLATPQQKADAEAMAARLGPLAVGVFAGAVMHTPVDVTEAAMKVVAETKADCVVSLGGGSTTGLGKAIAYRTDLPQIVIPTTYAGSEVTPILGQTEGGRKTTLRHASILPEVVIYDPALTTGLPVGMSVTSGLNAMAHAVEALYAQDRNPISSLMAVEGLRAFKASLPDIIKTPPALDLRADALYGAWLCGTVLGTVGMALHHKICHTLGGTFDTPHADTHAIMLPHTAAYNAVAVPELLAPVARVFGGSVGGGLWDFAKEIGAPLALKGLGLTEVDLDHTAEIATENPYWNPRSIDRKSIRALLQDAWEGKRPA